The Chroicocephalus ridibundus chromosome 4, bChrRid1.1, whole genome shotgun sequence genome contains the following window.
GGTTGCTCCTGTGCTACGTGAGAGTCATGTGGGGTTAGCTAGACATTTAGCATTTTGCATTACAGCAAAAAATACAGGCTCTGACCTTTTGAAAATAGCAATAGCAAGGCTCTATGCTATTCCACTAAGCGGCTAcgttttcaaaaagcatttctaGGAGTTAAAAATTCCAGTCAGCAACTTGGGAAGAGGGCCGGGGCACCCACACCCACGTCAGGGATTAGCTGGTTCCTCTCACAAACCGCCtcttccacccccctccccgcggggggaactcctctgccctccctcagCCCGGCGACACTCACGCAGCTTCCACGCCGTCTTAGTGGTGACGGCCACAGCCATGTCTCTCCGACGGGCAGGGCAGAAGAGCCTTCCTCCTCCCGGCGGGGCCTCTCCGCGTCCTACCGCCGCCAGGCCATCCACCCGAGTTTCCCCAGCCGCCctgcagacaaaaaaagacaCCGGCCGAGGTTACGGCGAGGCCCCGCCGCGCCGAGGTGGGCAGGGGGCGCGGGCCCAGCCCGCGGCCCGGCAGCGGCGCGGGACGAGGCCTCACCGCTGAGGACCATCACGGTAGCGACGGGACAGTGGGGAGCCCGGCGGGCGGTGCCGGGGGATGGGGCGGAGAGGGGGGGGTTAAGCGCTGCTGGGACCGCCGCAGCCTCACCGGGCGATGAGGAGCAGCGGGCGGCGCCCGGAGCTGCCGTGAGGACGCTTgaacggtggtggtggtggtagtggcgGCGGCGACAACGGCGCTCGGCGGGGCCTGCCCAGCCACCCCGGCTCTACCGGCGGCTCCGGTGGcaccggaccccccccccccgcccccagcgaCGCCGCCGCCTGACAACCAGCCCCTCACAACGAACCCCGAccagccccgcccccgcccggccgccgccgccaatCAGAGCCGCCGGCGTCGCTAAGCCCCGCCGCGCCGAGCCGCGCAGCGCCCGGTTTCCGTACGCCGCTCGGCCAATAGGAGCCGAAAGAACCGCGGTTGCCTTAGCGACCGCAGAGCGGCCGGCCACTCGCAACGCAGATTCTTGGCGGAGCCTTTCAAGCACGGCCAATAAGGAGGGCGGTGCGCGGGAGCTGCGGGGCCGCCATTTTGCGGCGCGGCGGGGTGGAGGCGGGCTAGGCCGGACCTCCCTGAGGGGCGGTGTCGGGGAGGCGGGAGGCTGCAGCGGCCCCCTCAGCCTAAGAGCTTGCATGGGGGTGGCTGAGAGGCCCCTTCTGCCTCAGGGCCCGCCGGCGGCCGAGGCGGTTGTGCCGGTGGCCCCCCCCAGAGGCGATTCCCCTCGCCGGGTGTGACAGGCGCAGCCCTGGCTGGACCGGGGCTCTTGGGGTTCCCCTTTTCCGTGTCTTTTTGCCAGGTAGCGTTGGCACCAGCTTCTCCCGGCTCCTGCAACCCCCGGCGAGTCGGGCCCTCTTTTCCCCCGGCTGGGAGCCGTGCTCTCAGCCTGGCTCAGATGGAGTCGTGCTGCTTCTACGCTTCCCTCCCTGTCTCTGTAGCCAATTACTCCATTAAAAGAGGAAATCAAATTAGTTTGATGCTAGTCCTTGATAATGTGTATAAGCTGATtatttttggcagctgctcagtCCCTAGTGTCtgtaaaaagattttaaaattaatctgttcTGTTGTCTTTTCTGGTATTGAACTAACAATGATGAGTTCATGACCACAGGCTtgcttgctcctttttttttaggttgtttcttttcttcccagttccCTTGGCTCCCTCAGTCCTTCAGCAGTGCACGGTCCTTGTCATTCAGAGATTATTTTGGCTAGTTCCTGAAACTCCTGATGTGCCTTTTTAGTAGTGTGTCCTTTTGGAATACCTCTCTCCCTCGAAGAGGGAGCTGTTTCtgagctttctcctctcctggccTGTTTCTGTCTGTGCTAGGTCGCCACGTTAGCCAAGCACTGGTGGAGGGATGCAGAGCTGTCAGAAACAGCGTGTTGGTGTGAAATAGACTGCTGCTGTTGTTGAATGGCTTGGAACATGATGCGCTGTCATGAAACATCTCAGAGCTCCAAATCTGGGAGCTGGGAGGCCAGGGCAGATCCAGGGATGGGTCTGCGGTGGGTGCCAAACGCTGCACCCATCTACCACAGGAGATGCTGAAttctctgctctccctttctGAGCCCAAAATGGAGTGCATCTTTGAAGTGGCACCTAATGGGCTGTCTATAAGGGTAATTTGGTATGTTTTAATGACCCGGGATATTGAGATTAGGCATAATGAGCTAATGGCGGCTTTTGGTTTTAACGTTGCATTCACCTCTTGAAATGTGACagaaacaacacaaaagaaaatgactCCGTTGCAATAAAATAGGCAGTCAGGGGGGTGGTTCTCTTTAAAAGCCCTTTAGCGTATCTATTGCATTTAAAATGGACAGCTAccataaaataagaaatttaatCGGCTCTGGGTCGTGCTGTGTTTCTGGTGTAATGTCCCTTACCCTGCTGTATCACAGCAAAGTAGTTTCTGCCTTACCCCAGCTGCAATCAATATAGTCGTCATTGAAGGTGATCATTAAAGGTTGTTCCTTGAAGACTGTAGCTGTTGGGAACTGGAGGTAGAACCACGATAGGTGTTCATGTGCCTAATGCACTATAGGTGACATCAGGAATTATTTCCTAGCAGGTTCAGGGACTTTCATAAATACCAATGCATGGCATACACGTTCTCACTTCCATTTGCGGATCTCAGGGAATGCCTATCAACCAAAACACTTAATTACCTAAGATTTCTTGGATTTGGAAGTCCTCTTGACATTTTACCCTGTCTGCCAATGTTTGTGAACAGCGAGTGGAGatattcaaagagaaaaataaagatgttaaaatcCAAAGTTTGTAAATTTGAGTATTAGTTTTTGCTGGGTTTTTGTAGTTTTGTAGAGCTCTAAATGAGGTCATAAGTTCAAAATCTTTGCTTGTGCTACTTATAAAACTAAATGataaatttgttaaaatattatgTTGGAAAAGAACCGGTATTCCCAAATAATCCTGCTCCTGATGTCAgcaggtttggggaagaaaagctcTGCGATACAGCATGCGTAATTTGTAGCAATGTCTGAGGCAGACCTTAAAGCTAAGGTCTCGTTCAGACTTCAGTCTCAAACATGACGGAATTGCGCAAGAAGACAATCGACGTAATTGTAGATGGGCCTTAAaacaaaagaggggaaagaaaaatacagtggaaTGCTAAAAGTCCATTAAAATCTCCATTAATCTGATGATAATGAAAGATTTACTGCGGTCAAGTAGGAAAACTCCATGGTTTTTTTCTCAGGCTGCTTCTAACAGGCTTCAGCACTGATTTCCAGTGGAAGGAATAAAGAAATCAGGTATGACCAAAGTGCTCAGCCAGGCGAGGATCCCTGCGCAGCTTCTCTTCGAGAGCAAGGTATTTCTGTGGTGCTGTCTGCTTTTCCCTAGAACAAGAAGGGCAATATCAGAGGTAAACTGCAGCGGGACACGGAGTGGAACATTTTACAGGACAGCTGCAATGCCGAGTCCCGGCGGGCTCAGCGACAGACCTCCCCTGGGCACTACCCAAGCAGTCGTTCCCAGTACCTGTTAAGCCTCAGTGCTAGAATCTGGATATGGAACGTGGTTTCAGAGTGACGGGCGAGGAAGTCATCCTTCTCCTCTGCACTGAGCCGATTCTGGTTTTGCTGAAACCACTGGTCCTTCTTCTGCAGTTCTTCCGCCGCCTGTTGGGGGAGTGAGCAACCAGAAGTCAGGGTAATCCCGAGGAGAGCGAGGAGCTAAAGGACACAAAAACGCAACTCGGAAGTTCAGGGAGCTGAGATGAAGGAAACCACAAATCAGAGCTGGTTCATTTTCAGGGGAGGCAATAAGTCTGAGATGAGGTCtcacagaacaagaaaacaagggGAATCAAAACATGTGGAACAGCAAGAGGCAGCAAAACCCAAATGCGTTGCCTCACTGTAGTTAAGAAGCACTTGGAGAACTAAATCAGCTCCAATTGGGATAGGGACTAAATTTCACCCAGGAGCTATTTTGTTCTTTGATCTCacatgctaatgaaaaaaaaaaaaacatatatatatacacacaggcaTGTTGATGGCTCTCTTGAAGTAATCAAAGGAGGTTTGTTTCTTGCTTGCTGTCAGAGATGCGTGTTACCCTCCTGCCAGTACAGAAGAGACTCCAGTAACATGCACACCCTGGAGCATGGCTGGGAATACCTTTTGCAAGCGAGCCTGGATGATGTTAGCTTTATTAATGAGACGATGCTTTAAATCAGTCAGGCAGTCATCTCTGACACGCAGGGCCTGTCCCTTGGTCATCTTCTCTCTGTGGCCTACTTGAATAAGAAAAGGTTCCAGGTAATCCAGATCCTGTTCCCCTCGACCCCAGAGCTCATCCTCCGTTGTGTTCTTCTGGAGAGAAAAGGACAGAGAGAGTCACAGTCCCATTCCCCTGCTTCCACAAACACCCTGTGataaggcaaaataaaagcaaagcccaaaactcctcccccacccccacaaaggaaataatgtttctttttcctacagGTTGATCAAAATGACTGTAGCTTTGCATTAGCTTTGCACCCCGGCCCTTTCCCAATGCGGGTTTTATTCTGTAGTTTATTTTCTATTGACCTTTTTAACATTTCTCCCAATTTCCTTGATTGTAGAGACATCTCTTACGTGTTATCCACCGAGGTGCAAGAAAGGTTCtacaaaatgcatttatatttggGCGGAAATAGATCAGGACAGGGTATTTTGCGTGATACCAGCTTGTCGGCTGGCAAACAGCTGGTTCGTGGATCTTTGCCCCTGCTTGTGTTTCACGCCAGAAGTTTGGCATGTAAAACCTAACATCACCTTTTATAACCTCTCTATTCAGGAAAGCTCagtctaaaaataatttacaagaaTCATCTTGGAGATCTTGAAAAATTAAGTCATTATTATTGAATCTTTTTGTATTTGTCCATAACATTCGTAAGGTATTAATTCCTCAACAGAGATCCTGGAACAAAATTGGCTTTGCAAGCAATagtcaaaaccaagaaaataaccGATTCGTATCACACACAGTGTGTATTTGCCTAATAAAATGAGCCCTGGCTACAAACATGCAGCTTGGAATCCATTATCATACTCCCTCCATCATCCCTATTATCAACTAATCcttgttaattattttctttattaactaaacaaaataaaacagtaatcTTTCTTGGTAACGCGAGTTTTTGCAGAAAGTCAGACGGTCACAGTGTGATCGTGTTATGTTTTCATGGGAAGTCAAATGAAGCTGTGCTGACTTACACCTGCCAGGGACTTGACCCAGTATATTTTAATGATACAAACAGCTCTTCAGAGATAATTCCTCAGACAGCAAAAGCTTGCTCTGGATTTCTTTGTGTACATGTAATAAATATTGGGATTAACCCAGAGTACCTACCATGGCTTCATACTGTTGTCTTCTCTTTTCATTCCTCTCCGTATTATAAATCGAAACCGTCAATTTAACATTAGTTTCTTCATTCTCACGGATCTTCAAAATCTTTAACGCcttccaaaaatcagaaaaaagaccctcagctttctgaaaaaacGACAGTGCTTTTACGTGCTTGACCTGCTAACAGCGGATGCTGCATACAAGAACTGTAGCATAAGGTTAAATATAGAAGATATATACAAATATGTTCATATCCTGCTGACAGATCAAGCCAGTAGTGGTCTTATTTTTAGGTTGCTGCTCCGTATGAAATTCTTGAACACTATTATTGATATTATCTGTTCAAAAAGCTCATCTGGAGTCATAGTCTTGCCACTACTTTTGAAATTATGCTGAGAGCTTTGgcttatttttttgtcttaacaGGATATACAGCACAAGCAATATGAATATTTTGTCCGTTAATACATCGAGACTGTGAAATTTGGCAAGGTAGTTCATGAGGTCACAGTGAACTAGcttcaaatttctgaaaaaaaaaataagggggggggggggcgacttTTGCAATCTTGTTCTTAATTATTGCTAGTAGTCCGTGCTAATATAGTTGAGCattccctctccagctccttcaggagTTCCTCTTcctcacaaaaacattttaaaaaaataaaatccaatcgCTTTGCCTCCATCTGCTAGGATGGTTGTATTTATCATGAAGTAATTACAAAGACTTCCAAGAACATGGATTTGTTACACCGGTCACAGTGTGATTAGCAATACAAGCAATGtattttatgaagtatttctCTACAGTTGCTGCCACAAAAAGTCACTTTGGTATTTTGGATAGGGCTTCCTGGAAATGCCTAGCAACTAGATATGACATTACATACAATaccctttctttttgttcttcttcccAGGCAAAAGGCAGGTACGTTCCTAGATGCCCCAATTCATATGCTGTGATTTGCTCTCCGAAACCATCTTCCTCCCAGAGAATGAAGAGCAAGGGCAGGTACTAGAAAGTGCACGACTCGCCAGAAATATATTTGAGCTACATCTTTGCTGCACAATGACTGGGTTCCAAGCTTGATATTTCAGCATGGAAACCAGCTTTGTGACACCAGAGTATTATTTTGAATCGCGGTTTACGCTGAGGGTGCTTTGGCAACTAGTCAGCTGAAACCGTTTCCATGCCTGACCAACTTTGACAATGGCGTGGACACCTTGCTGGTACCTCAGCTTCAGACTGCCGGACTTGTTGCttcagctgcttctcttctgccGTTAGCTCCAGCAACAGTTCGTACAGATGGAGCAGCTTCTCTTCTTTCTCAGAGGACCCCGCCTGGAAGCAGATAAGCTAGTGAAAGCCAGTAGCGCTCTCCAGTTCACGGGACCAGGTGCTCTGCTAACAGAAACTGGCACAGTTCTGCTATGGTCAATACAGTGGCACCAATTTCCACCATTGAAACATCTAGCCCACGGTCAACAGTTTATTAgacttcatttcagttttgagTCCATCAGTAACATGAGCCAGATGGCACATGTTGCATTTCGCTGATGCTGCTGTTACTTGGTTGGAACCGGTTTGGCAGGGTTAGAGATGAAAGGATGGCACTCCAGCAATTGCGTCCTACATGTTCTCTCCAGTGGAAAATAGAAACTTTAATAAAACAtgcataacattaaaaaaatcctctattTGCAATCTTTCTTTGATTTTCCTAATTGTGCAGCATCACTGCAGAATTTACTAGCAGGCTGCTGGCCCTGGTTACAGACTCACATCAATGATATTAGTAGAGTGACCTCCCAGCCCCAGATGACAGAATTTGGCTTAAGGACAGCACTCCACTTTTTTTGGAGTATCTTTTATTTAAGGCTAGCTATCTATCAGCAATGCATTATGCCTCAGCATCTTGCTGTGCGTCTGCAGGGTAAGCTCTGGGACATTTATGCAACGATGTGACCCAAGAAGTCCATGGCAGAACTGGAGCTAGAAGCCAGGATGTCTGCTTCTCTGCTGTTGTCTCATCTTCAAGAGAGAATGGCAGAGGAAATTTCAGCTTCCCTGCCATGAATCCACGGGATTGAGCCCAACAGCTGCTGAACCAGCATCGTGCAAGATCCCAGTGGCTGTATCTACACTGCCTGATGACCAAGTCTGGGAAGATGACCTCAGGCACGGCTAGAGCAGGCCTTTCACGCTACACTACACCCTGCATGCCCCGTCGCCCCGTCACTTCCAGCATGGTAGCGCACCTCTAGGGGCATTCCTGTTGTCAGCCTGGAGGCtatgggggaagggggggcagaTGGAGCGGGGGATTTGTCATGCTTGTAGTTCTCCCACTGACATTTCACCTTCCCTTCGTGTCTTGTAATGtagaaaaacttcaaaatataAGTAGTTTTTCTCCATACCTGATACGTGATGCACATTTCTGGGGTCATGAcgatttcatttcctttcctatCCCCCTCTGCCGCTTTGAAAAAATCCTTCTTTGAGGCAGTAATATATTTATCCTTGAGGTGATATGTCAGTTGGATCATGTCCTCTCTGATCAGAAAGATACGTTCCGCTACATCTTCATCAGCAGGCTTTTCTGGGTTTCTGTGGAAACACTCCTTGATTTGCTAATGAGGGGTGAAGAGAAAGAGATGGAAGCTGGTTAGACAACAGAGAAAACTGGCAAGATTTGCAGAGTtgggtaaaataaataaataaataccaacaATAAaaagttggttaaaaaaaaaaaaggtaaaaattggGCTTTTCTGCCTGGACTATGATGGCATCTCTTGGCCCATGGTCCTACTGTTCTTTCCTGTGCCttagaaaaaaagcccaaagctgcCTAAAGCAATACAGAAGTCTCCAATTTGTGGAGCTGAGTATGCTCTCCAAGCTCAAAGTTAGCTTGGGATGCATTCCTGCCTGAGGGAACTGCAGGAAGCAAAGTATTTTGGAGCACAACAAAGTGTCCTACATTAACCAAcatagggaaggaaaaaggagcatGCTGGGCGCTGCTCCAAAGGCAGGCCACTGCAGGGCTCTGTCCTGGCAGGCGGAGTGTCTGAGCCATACTGCCAGTTGTCAGatttcctccctcttctgttCTCCAAATCAGACCTGACTAGAGGAAGAGGTAGATTACCTGCTTGTAACAAATCAGAGTGATGGGATACTTCATCAGGAACCTAAAACGTTACTAGCTTGGAGTCAGAACATGGAATCATTTGACTAGCTTTGAATCCTGCAAAAATTTCATTCCAAAATCCCagtcaagctttttttcttccctctgacaCACACTTTCCAAGTCTTAGTTTCCTAGTGTCATTCTAGCTGCTCAATGCAGTTCGTGACAACTGGTCACACTGTAGCGCTCTGTCAGGCAAGCAACTGTGAGACACAGCAGCTGAACAAGGCTTGGACATCCCATCTGGACTTTTGCCTTGGCTGTGCCCGCTGAAAATGAACGTAAAGCCCTAGGCACTATGTTTTGCGTAGTAGAAATATCACAgcaacagatatttttctgttcctgcctTGGCCGTACCACTATAGGCCGGGAGTTAATGTCAGTTCTGGTGCCAGCcaagtgtattttctttcctcttttgccaAACTCCATGTACCGGACGTGCAGGAAGTCATCCCGCCCCGCGAAGTACTCCGTCATCTCATTAGCAGTTTCAACACGTTTCTGGAGGCCATCGACTCGCGCCTCATTGTAAAACTCCATTGTGTATTCAGTCTCTGGTTCCAGGGACATATAGGTGTAAGCTAAGGACATAAAGCAAGATCGCGTATGTTTTCAGAGTTAGCAACCATAACACGGCGAACACAAGCGTGTCCAGAGGAAGCCTCATTTTCTTCAGCAGCCAATAAACCAAATGCACGTTAAGAGCGTAAGAAGGGAATATTCTCACTGCTGTGTACCAATATTCCATGGCCTAAGGACACCAGGACAGCTCTGCAGGGCCACTGCCTTCCTTACAACCGTAAGGCAGTAGTGAGGGAGTGCAGCCTGGATCCTGCTCTTCCCAAACCAGGGTGAAATGCTGCTTTAGCGACAGACCTGATGCAGGACTTTCTGTCCCCCACATGCACAACACTGAGAGACCAAACATAATCCTAAGGAAAAAGTTTCTACTTCTATCAATCACCTCTACTAGTAAAAGTAAATTATATTACCTTATATATGTGATAGGTacgtatttttcttgttttgctggcGGGGAGCACTGTCCAGGAATGGAAGCCAACAACCCAATTCCCTACTCTCCACTGGAGACCCTATTATTTATCTAGGTGATTCATCCCACAAGTTTGCAGCCCCCCCAACTTTGGGCTTTTGCCACTGCTAGAAGGGATTCACGTGAAGTCCCAGAGGCtgcagaggctgcccagatgaGCTGGAATACCTTTAAGACTGAGGAGGTGTCCTGGGCTGAAGTAATCTGTGGTCAGCTGTGTCTGTTTATTCACTTCTCTCATATCCAACATGTCTTCTCGGTTTTTGAACCACTCCCTCACCTCCACCACTTCAGTACCTGGCAGGAGACAAAGCGTTTCACAACCTTACGTCACCCTGTTGGAGGTGCTAAGGTTCATCTGATGAGCTCTCAGTGTCTGCACAAGCACCCcatgctcctgctgcagccaaaGGAGACATCAGATAGTCGCTGGGACTGGCACTGTGTCCAGGGGCATTTCGTAGATGAATCCTAATCTATGTTTGAGTAAATGAATTATGCCTTAAGAAGGTTTATTCCTCTCCCATCAGCAAGAACTAAAGTAATCAGCTCAGGGGGAGAAGGTGGCACAACGAATGGCTACAGTTAGGGGAGAGAAATTCCATCCCAAATATTTAATGATAGTGTCGGGAGTGAAGAGAAATGAGACGGGGACATTACGCTGTCCAAGAGGGCTAAGGGCAGGACACTGTACGTCCAGTTAGGAATCTGCACAGTTTCTTGGACCAGCTGTTGAAGAATAATGCTTTAGAGTACAGAAATATCCACAGTCCATAGCTGCCCCTATTGATGGCTCCTGTTGACACCAATGAGAACAGTGATACTGTTGGATCAAACCAGGCTTCCATTTCCCTGAAGACTGACAATCCAAGCAGCTGACCTGCGACACTGAACAGCCTCACCATTGGGGTGTAAAACGGATTCAAACTCTTGCAGGAACCCCTCTCAATGCTGGAAAGTTCTGGGGCTTGACAGACAGCAAGCATGATGAAGCTGTCCCCCACAAAAAGTGAAAGGAGgatgagaaagcagaagagcGACTGGCAGAGAGTGATTGCCTCCCCCTTCCCATCAGCACACCCCAGGCTGTGTTTGTGAAGTGATTCCAGTGTGTTCCCTCATCCCTCTTACAGTCTAAGTCTGCGTAGATGGTGAGGCGTTTCACCAGCCCATTTCCATTCAGGTACGGTGCCCATTTCTCCAGTTTTGCTTTCTTGTACAGGATCACCTTCCTCCCCTCGGAACAGTGGGTCTCAAACTCTGCAGCGGGCAAAAGAGGTGTCAGAAAAATTGACTCCCTTGTACTCAGCCCCAGGAAAAAGAATTCAAGAGGGAGAAAGCCATGGTCTAAGAAAAACCACACATTTATGTATTGTGTTCAGCTGCCAATAAAGCTGTTCAGACCCTGCCTGTTGTGCTTTCATGTTACAACAGTATAACTCTTTTCTCTCCCAAAGCAAATATTTGATAATGCAGGGGCAAGTCCCTTGTGCACAGCGGTAACAGAAAGTCCATCCCAGGTAAAATTATTCAGCTAGCAGGAAAACACggtgggtgggggtgtgtgtgtgtgtgcatgcagggAGATGAGACAATGCAGTGGGGGCAGGCATTCGAACCAATAGCTGGTGCTGCCTTCATCTACTGCACTTCGCTTCTGAAG
Protein-coding sequences here:
- the DRC7 gene encoding dynein regulatory complex subunit 7 isoform X1, coding for MEVLEEKEEEEQREEEELKALEISDNLQDVETKVSVEQVCIPSDVPSTDMSQLPSSYKTNSLKEKKLLHIADHFLQQYAHLCPDRKPLFLHRVNECGVEKFVSTTVRPTLLPYAELYHWDGCASFVSDYLTMEPLESPITPPSSLYSPTTILKYQRGNCFDFSVLLCSMLIGAGYDAYCVHGYATREICTLDETLELCPLLRKPQEVPKEGMKKSNKYRVKPPPDLQSKFELQQEAKKKAETEAAPKNKEREEEKVTEVEKPEHDPLHGLRVHAWVLVLSGKKDVPETFFINPFTGNSHSTMDECFLGIESVWNHKNYWVNMQDCRNGCKDLIFDLSDTIRWEIMLSGSSKPLQLLSDAEEEKEFADKETDDTQEKEEEDMSFDMPPSWVAPIQIYPREFETHCSEGRKVILYKKAKLEKWAPYLNGNGLVKRLTIYADLDCTEVVEVREWFKNREDMLDMREVNKQTQLTTDYFSPGHLLSLKAYTYMSLEPETEYTMEFYNEARVDGLQKRVETANEMTEYFAGRDDFLHVRYMEFGKRGKKIHLAGTRTDINSRPIVQIKECFHRNPEKPADEDVAERIFLIREDMIQLTYHLKDKYITASKKDFFKAAEGDRKGNEIVMTPEMCITYQAGSSEKEEKLLHLYELLLELTAEEKQLKQQVRQSEAEALKILKIRENEETNVKLTVSIYNTERNEKRRQQYEAMKNTTEDELWGRGEQDLDYLEPFLIQVGHREKMTKGQALRVRDDCLTDLKHRLINKANIIQARLQKAAEELQKKDQWFQQNQNRLSAEEKDDFLARHSETTFHIQILALRLNREKQTAPQKYLALEEKLRRDPRLAEHFGHT
- the DRC7 gene encoding dynein regulatory complex subunit 7 isoform X2 — translated: MEVLEEKEEEEQREEEELKALEISDNLQDVETKVSVEQVCIPSDVPSTDMSQLPSSYKTNSLKEKKLLHIADHFLQQYAHLCPDRKPLFLHRVNECGVEKFVSTTVRPTLLPYAELYHWDGCASFVSDYLTMEPLESPITPPSSLYSPTTILKYQRGNCFDFSVLLCSMLIGAGYDAYCVHGYATREICTLDETLELCPLLRKPQEVPKEGMKKSNKYRVKPPPDLQSKFELQQEAKKKAETEAAPKNKEREEEKVTEVEKPEHDPLHGLRVHAWVLVLSGKKDVPETFFINPFTGNSHSTMDECFLGIESVWNHKNYWVNMQDCRNGCKDLIFDLSDTIRWEIMLSGSSKPLQLLSDAEEEKEFADKETDDTEKEEEDMSFDMPPSWVAPIQIYPREFETHCSEGRKVILYKKAKLEKWAPYLNGNGLVKRLTIYADLDCTEVVEVREWFKNREDMLDMREVNKQTQLTTDYFSPGHLLSLKAYTYMSLEPETEYTMEFYNEARVDGLQKRVETANEMTEYFAGRDDFLHVRYMEFGKRGKKIHLAGTRTDINSRPIVQIKECFHRNPEKPADEDVAERIFLIREDMIQLTYHLKDKYITASKKDFFKAAEGDRKGNEIVMTPEMCITYQAGSSEKEEKLLHLYELLLELTAEEKQLKQQVRQSEAEALKILKIRENEETNVKLTVSIYNTERNEKRRQQYEAMKNTTEDELWGRGEQDLDYLEPFLIQVGHREKMTKGQALRVRDDCLTDLKHRLINKANIIQARLQKAAEELQKKDQWFQQNQNRLSAEEKDDFLARHSETTFHIQILALRLNREKQTAPQKYLALEEKLRRDPRLAEHFGHT
- the DRC7 gene encoding dynein regulatory complex subunit 7 isoform X4 codes for the protein MLIGAGYDAYCVHGYATREICTLDETLELCPLLRKPQEVPKEGMKKSNKYRVKPPPDLQSKFELQQEAKKKAETEAAPKNKEREEEKVTEVEKPEHDPLHGLRVHAWVLVLSGKKDVPETFFINPFTGNSHSTMDECFLGIESVWNHKNYWVNMQDCRNGCKDLIFDLSDTIRWEIMLSGSSKPLQLLSDAEEEKEFADKETDDTQEKEEEDMSFDMPPSWVAPIQIYPREFETHCSEGRKVILYKKAKLEKWAPYLNGNGLVKRLTIYADLDCTEVVEVREWFKNREDMLDMREVNKQTQLTTDYFSPGHLLSLKAYTYMSLEPETEYTMEFYNEARVDGLQKRVETANEMTEYFAGRDDFLHVRYMEFGKRGKKIHLAGTRTDINSRPIVQIKECFHRNPEKPADEDVAERIFLIREDMIQLTYHLKDKYITASKKDFFKAAEGDRKGNEIVMTPEMCITYQAGSSEKEEKLLHLYELLLELTAEEKQLKQQVRQSEAEALKILKIRENEETNVKLTVSIYNTERNEKRRQQYEAMKNTTEDELWGRGEQDLDYLEPFLIQVGHREKMTKGQALRVRDDCLTDLKHRLINKANIIQARLQKAAEELQKKDQWFQQNQNRLSAEEKDDFLARHSETTFHIQILALRLNREKQTAPQKYLALEEKLRRDPRLAEHFGHT
- the DRC7 gene encoding dynein regulatory complex subunit 7 isoform X3, which translates into the protein MEVLEEKEEEEQREEEELKALEISDNLQDVETKVSVEQVCIPSDVPSTDMSQLPSSYKTNSLKEKKLLHIADHFLQQYAHLCPDRKPLFLHRVNECGVEKFVSTTVRPTLLPYAELYHWDGCASFVSDYLTMEPLESPITPPSSLYSPTTILKYQRGNCFDFSVLLCSMLIGAGYDAYCVHGYATREICTLDETLELCPLLRKPQEVPKEGMKKSNKYRVKPPPDLQSKFELQQEAKKKAETEAAPKNKEREEEKVTEVEKPEHDPLHGLRVHAWVLVLSGKKDVPETFFINPFTGNSHSTMDECFLGIESVWNHKNYWVNMQDCRNGCKDLIFDLSDTIRWEIMLSGSSKPLQLLSDAEEEKEFADKETDDTQEKEEEDMSFDMPPSWVAPIQIYPREFETHCSEGRKVILYKKAKLEKWAPYLNGNGLVKRLTIYADLDCTEVVEVREWFKNREDMLDMREVNKQTQLTTDYFSPGHLLSLKAYTYMSLEPETEYTMEFYNEARVDGLQKRVETANEMTEYFAGRDDFLHVRYMEFGKRGKKIHLAGTRTDINSRPIVQIKECFHRNPEKPADEDVAERIFLIREDMIQLTYHLKDKYITASKKDFFKAAEGDRKGNEIVMTPEMCITYQAGSSEKEEKLLHLYELLLELTAEEKQLKQQVRQSEAEALKILKIRENEETNVKLTVSIYNTERNEKRRQQYEAMNTTEDELWGRGEQDLDYLEPFLIQVGHREKMTKGQALRVRDDCLTDLKHRLINKANIIQARLQKAAEELQKKDQWFQQNQNRLSAEEKDDFLARHSETTFHIQILALRLNREKQTAPQKYLALEEKLRRDPRLAEHFGHT